The stretch of DNA TTAATTATAAGTAATTCACTTATAATTAACAATAGGCAATTATGCCATTGGGAGCTAAAAATTCACGATTTTATGGATTATTTTCCATTCTTTCTTTTATGGCCTTGAGCATGTTTTCGCTATTGACCCGTACCTTCTTTTTCAAAATTGGGTTCAAAAGTCCAGCTATCATCGGTATACCGAATTCAAAATCAACGGTTAGTTTAATCTCCGTACCTCCCGGATATCGGTTAATATCCATTCGCCTTCAAACTTTTTAAGGTCGCCTTCGATTTGCCGGTAAGCAATATGCATGTTTTCATCATCAAAAGTATCTACCTCAGTCCATTTTATAATTCGGCCGTCCACATTCGAAACCCAACGGGTAATAGTCGTATTATCTTTGCGTTCCAGTACTTCGACACTGACCAAGTCGGGCATAAATTCAGGGTACTTCTCCATATCCTTTAAAATAGGATATATTTTACTCTTATCGCAATTGACCGGCATGGTTACTTCTACATATGGCACGAGTAGGTCCTCCCTTCTTACAGATCTTCAATCATGTCGTGAGCCGTAGCCGCCGCCTTGGCAAAAGCGTCCACCACCTTGTCCACGGTCTCGCGGGAAATGGTTAGCGGCGGTTCAATACGGATGACTTT from Thermosinus carboxydivorans Nor1 encodes:
- a CDS encoding type II toxin-antitoxin system RatA family toxin, which codes for MPYVEVTMPVNCDKSKIYPILKDMEKYPEFMPDLVSVEVLERKDNTTITRWVSNVDGRIIKWTEVDTFDDENMHIAYRQIEGDLKKFEGEWILTDIREVRRLN